In Fusobacterium massiliense, a single window of DNA contains:
- a CDS encoding DUF4435 domain-containing protein, with protein MENLYLILKDYLEKKEEYAKNYALENSNVLEEIKEKIEGEKEILESIASKDLDKSISAFAFLNREENFHDHYFENIKNNIFNLIKLLKNIKELLIFLTVPEKSIILIGGNGSGKSSLADYLKNNISEKVLIFPAYKNLLLVDYGDTFYNSKHIQDIQSSVVAKRLNPNYNNQNENILKNSMVALINEHLKELQKKHEEKSNQEPITMFDKFREIYYQIFPELEININTDKRIMHPKKNNGNYDFNLMSEGEKVVILYIIEVLLAKESSYIIIDEPESHLNLSIVNKLWDMLIEERKDCHFIFISHHIDFITSRNNSELVWCKSFNYPDEWKLEKISDIENLPTELTVQLTGTKKPVILCEGDKSNSLDYKVYSQLFIEDYSIYPVGGHLEVIRYVKGFSNFFSPTKVYGIIDGDLIEENRIEEYKAQNIIVLPFNEVEMFLLEEEIIKNVLTYSEEKITQKIESFKNKLVEKIENNKEKIVLSKIKKEIDLSFKEKNIENFNSLNDLKEDYKNIFDLELVDKKYLKYMDELKNILAQKNYIGLLKWCSLKKEISKGLANQELDNDYVEKAINIISRNKSLRKKLKEKYFSILVK; from the coding sequence ATGGAAAATTTGTATTTAATTTTAAAAGATTATTTGGAAAAAAAAGAAGAGTATGCTAAAAATTATGCCTTAGAAAATTCTAATGTTTTAGAAGAAATTAAGGAAAAAATCGAAGGAGAAAAAGAAATATTAGAAAGTATAGCTTCAAAAGATTTAGACAAATCTATATCAGCTTTTGCTTTTTTAAATCGAGAAGAGAATTTTCATGATCATTATTTTGAAAATATAAAGAACAATATATTTAATCTTATCAAATTATTGAAAAATATAAAAGAACTATTAATATTTTTAACTGTACCAGAGAAAAGTATAATTTTAATTGGTGGGAATGGAAGTGGAAAATCTAGCTTAGCTGATTATTTAAAAAATAATATTTCAGAGAAAGTTTTAATATTTCCAGCATATAAGAATCTACTTCTAGTTGATTATGGAGATACTTTTTATAATAGCAAACATATACAGGATATACAATCTTCGGTAGTAGCAAAAAGGCTCAATCCAAATTACAATAACCAAAATGAGAATATTTTAAAAAATAGTATGGTAGCACTCATAAATGAACATTTAAAAGAATTACAAAAAAAACATGAAGAAAAATCTAATCAAGAACCTATAACAATGTTTGATAAATTTAGAGAAATTTATTATCAGATTTTTCCTGAATTAGAAATTAATATAAATACTGATAAAAGAATAATGCATCCTAAAAAAAATAATGGGAATTATGATTTTAATTTGATGAGTGAAGGAGAAAAAGTTGTAATTTTATATATAATAGAGGTTTTATTAGCAAAAGAATCTAGCTATATAATTATTGACGAACCAGAATCACATTTAAATTTATCAATAGTTAATAAACTTTGGGATATGTTAATAGAAGAAAGAAAAGATTGTCATTTTATTTTTATATCTCATCATATTGATTTTATAACTTCAAGAAATAATAGTGAGCTAGTTTGGTGTAAATCTTTCAATTATCCTGATGAATGGAAACTTGAAAAAATTTCAGATATTGAGAATCTACCAACAGAATTAACTGTTCAATTAACGGGAACAAAGAAACCTGTTATTTTATGTGAAGGAGATAAATCTAATAGTTTAGATTATAAAGTTTACTCACAATTATTTATAGAAGATTATTCTATTTATCCAGTTGGAGGACATTTAGAAGTTATAAGATATGTAAAGGGATTTTCAAATTTTTTTTCTCCAACTAAAGTTTATGGAATTATAGATGGAGATTTGATAGAAGAAAATCGTATAGAAGAATATAAAGCTCAAAATATTATCGTACTACCATTTAATGAAGTAGAAATGTTTTTATTAGAAGAAGAAATAATAAAAAATGTTCTGACCTATTCTGAAGAAAAAATTACTCAAAAAATAGAAAGTTTTAAAAATAAATTGGTTGAAAAAATTGAAAATAATAAAGAAAAAATAGTTTTAAGTAAAATAAAAAAAGAAATAGATCTAAGCTTTAAAGAGAAAAATATAGAAAACTTTAATTCTTTAAATGATTTAAAAGAAGATTATAAAAATATTTTTGACTTAGAATTAGTAGATAAAAAATACCTAAAATATATGGATGAATTGAAAAATATTTTAGCTCAAAAAAATTATATTGGACTTTTAAAATGGTGTTCCTTAAAAAAGGAAATTTCAAAAGGATTAGCTAATCAAGAATTAGATAATGATTATGTTGAAAAAGCTATAAATATAATTAGTAGAAATAAATCTTTAAGGAAAAAATTGAAAGAAAAATATTTTTCTATTTTAGTAAAATGA
- a CDS encoding STAS-like domain-containing protein, with amino-acid sequence MKKIITIKDAINSKFAIKEEKGRILYECLRNLLEENEEVVLDFKDIIASTTRFFNVSIAILYKDFPENIVDNIEIINTNSVLNSQLEVSKNGAKEFYRIK; translated from the coding sequence ATGAAAAAGATAATAACAATAAAAGATGCTATAAATAGTAAATTTGCAATAAAAGAAGAAAAAGGGCGAATACTTTATGAATGCCTTAGGAATTTATTAGAAGAAAATGAAGAAGTTGTACTTGATTTTAAAGATATTATAGCATCGACAACTAGATTTTTCAATGTTTCAATAGCTATATTATATAAAGATTTCCCAGAAAATATTGTTGATAATATAGAAATAATAAATACTAATTCTGTATTAAATTCACAATTGGAGGTATCAAAAAATGGAGCAAAAGAATTTTATAGAATTAAGTAA
- a CDS encoding PIN domain-containing protein: protein MEQKNFIELSKYTKGSINENSVIFDTNVLVDLFYPGNINQRTQKELLKLQDIYQDCLEENKKIYIIVPIISEFYNLAFNISLRNYKTNNNIQGFFNRKKYRNTQSFKNTNIGIVGIIDNFSNQFEIKKINFDYLKITDRIQKLEKLDFTDLIISDFCEKENTCLVTLDKDFKNVFINNLKFSIVSL from the coding sequence ATGGAGCAAAAGAATTTTATAGAATTAAGTAAATATACAAAAGGAAGTATAAATGAAAATAGTGTAATTTTTGATACTAATGTTCTAGTTGATTTATTTTATCCTGGAAATATAAACCAGAGAACTCAAAAAGAACTTTTAAAACTGCAAGATATTTATCAAGACTGTTTAGAAGAAAATAAAAAGATATATATAATAGTCCCAATTATTTCTGAATTTTATAATTTAGCATTTAATATCTCATTAAGAAATTATAAAACTAATAATAATATTCAAGGATTTTTTAATAGAAAAAAGTATAGAAATACTCAAAGTTTTAAAAATACGAATATAGGAATAGTTGGAATAATTGACAATTTTTCAAATCAATTTGAAATAAAAAAAATCAATTTTGATTATTTAAAAATTACTGATAGAATACAAAAATTAGAAAAATTAGATTTTACAGATTTAATTATTTCAGATTTTTGTGAAAAAGAAAATACATGTTTGGTTACTTTAGATAAAGATTTTAAAAATGTATTTATAAATAATTTAAAATTTAGTATAGTATCATTGTAA
- a CDS encoding Dps family protein — protein MKNKENLNRYLSNLGVLITKTHNLHWNVVGERFSSLHEYTETLYDYYFDKFDVIAEIFKMKGEYPLVKLADYLQHATVKEIEAKDFKVSEVVKSIKEDMELMLADAKLIREVANEEDDFAVANEMEDQISHFVKQLWFIEAMSK, from the coding sequence ATGAAAAATAAAGAAAATTTAAACAGATATTTATCAAACTTAGGAGTGCTTATAACTAAAACTCATAACCTACACTGGAATGTAGTTGGAGAAAGATTTTCATCTTTACACGAATATACAGAAACTTTATATGACTACTACTTTGATAAATTTGATGTAATTGCTGAAATCTTCAAAATGAAAGGAGAATATCCTTTAGTAAAATTAGCTGATTACTTACAACATGCAACTGTTAAAGAAATAGAAGCTAAAGATTTTAAAGTATCTGAAGTTGTAAAATCTATAAAAGAAGATATGGAATTAATGTTAGCAGATGCTAAATTAATAAGAGAAGTTGCTAACGAAGAAGATGATTTCGCTGTTGCTAACGAAATGGAAGATCAAATTTCTCACTTCGTAAAACAACTTTGGTTCATTGAAGCAATGTCAAAATAA
- a CDS encoding toxin-antitoxin system YwqK family antitoxin, with the protein MNNQYNKDGKKEGLWVKIYDNGVVQEERNYVNGVREGIYKSYYLNGTIEIIKNYKNGNLHGKYQTFYNDGKISTEYNLVDGRKVGEYKEYYPNGVLKREAIYVNDGTTSKNIKYFPNGKIKLNVNFVDGQMVGDYTEYHSNEQVFKKCVYNEKGKIDGLYQEYDTNGNLLREAHFENGIEK; encoded by the coding sequence ATGAATAACCAATATAACAAAGATGGAAAAAAAGAAGGTTTATGGGTAAAAATTTACGATAATGGGGTTGTACAAGAAGAAAGAAATTATGTAAATGGTGTGAGAGAAGGGATTTATAAATCTTATTATTTGAATGGTACAATAGAAATAATAAAGAATTATAAAAACGGAAACTTACATGGAAAATACCAAACTTTCTATAATGATGGTAAAATAAGTACTGAATACAACTTAGTAGATGGAAGAAAAGTTGGGGAATACAAAGAATATTATCCTAACGGAGTTCTTAAAAGAGAAGCTATTTATGTGAATGATGGAACTACTTCTAAAAATATTAAATATTTCCCTAATGGAAAAATAAAATTAAATGTAAATTTTGTTGATGGACAAATGGTAGGAGATTATACTGAATACCATTCTAATGAACAAGTTTTTAAAAAGTGTGTCTACAATGAAAAGGGAAAAATAGATGGTCTTTATCAAGAATATGATACTAATGGAAATTTATTAAGAGAAGCACATTTTGAAAATGGAATAGAAAAATAA
- a CDS encoding sensor histidine kinase codes for MSLEKIKKINFFEKLFLRLPIKIRLTIWYSFFIIILFFSIIAIGFYLEDKFINDSKTEELIEGVEKILYKPEKFKSFNNGIYFLKYDNNNNIIEGRVPNKFDSSLPFSIEDINVFKNSKTKFLYYDVKINENGEWVRGIFPIAIFERELLKFVYILLFLTPFAIFLIVYGGYKIVKKGFLPIKSISETTEEITKKQNFSKRIDLFYAKDEVSALANTLNEMLDTVENSFIREKQFTADVSHELRTPLTVILSESEYALKYSDTFEEAKDSLKVIERQSKKMKELINQIMELSKLDIKKEIDKENFDISNTFTQILEDYNGLIKEKGIELNKDIQQDLTFYGNKIMIERVFINILNNSIKFTKNKIDVFFYLENDKLILKIKDNGIGISKENIEKVWNRFFQVESSRNKDENKGSGLGLSMVKKILELHSAKAEIKSELNKSTEFIITF; via the coding sequence ATGTCATTAGAGAAGATTAAAAAAATAAATTTCTTTGAAAAATTATTTTTAAGGCTTCCAATAAAAATACGATTAACAATATGGTATAGCTTTTTTATAATTATTCTATTTTTTTCAATTATAGCAATTGGATTTTATCTTGAAGATAAATTTATTAATGATAGTAAAACCGAAGAATTAATAGAAGGTGTTGAAAAGATATTATATAAGCCCGAGAAGTTCAAATCTTTTAATAATGGTATTTATTTCTTAAAATATGATAATAATAATAATATCATAGAAGGAAGAGTTCCAAACAAATTTGATTCATCTCTTCCATTTTCAATAGAAGATATAAATGTTTTTAAAAATTCTAAGACAAAATTTTTATACTATGATGTAAAAATAAATGAAAATGGAGAATGGGTAAGAGGAATATTTCCAATAGCAATTTTTGAAAGAGAACTATTAAAATTTGTATATATCCTATTATTTTTAACTCCTTTTGCAATTTTTTTAATTGTTTATGGTGGGTATAAAATAGTAAAAAAAGGATTTTTACCTATAAAATCTATAAGTGAAACAACAGAAGAAATCACAAAAAAACAAAATTTCTCAAAAAGAATTGACTTGTTTTATGCAAAAGATGAAGTGTCTGCCTTAGCAAACACTTTAAATGAAATGCTTGATACAGTTGAAAATAGCTTTATTAGAGAAAAACAATTTACAGCAGATGTATCTCATGAGTTAAGAACACCTTTAACTGTTATTCTATCTGAGAGTGAATATGCTCTTAAATATTCAGATACTTTTGAAGAAGCTAAAGATTCATTAAAAGTAATTGAAAGACAATCAAAAAAAATGAAAGAACTAATAAATCAGATTATGGAACTTTCTAAACTGGATATAAAAAAAGAAATTGATAAAGAAAATTTTGATATCTCAAATACTTTCACTCAAATACTTGAAGATTACAATGGGTTAATTAAAGAAAAAGGGATAGAACTTAACAAAGATATCCAACAAGACTTAACATTTTATGGAAACAAAATTATGATAGAAAGAGTTTTTATAAATATATTAAATAATTCAATAAAATTTACTAAAAATAAAATTGATGTTTTTTTCTACTTAGAAAATGATAAACTCATTCTTAAAATAAAAGATAATGGGATTGGGATTTCAAAAGAAAATATTGAAAAAGTTTGGAATAGATTTTTTCAAGTTGAAAGCTCGAGAAACAAAGATGAAAATAAAGGAAGTGGATTAGGACTATCAATGGTCAAAAAAATCTTAGAATTACATTCTGCTAAGGCTGAAATAAAGAGTGAACTTAATAAAAGTACCGAATTTATTATAACTTTCTAG
- a CDS encoding response regulator transcription factor translates to MRVLVVEDERDLNNIITKYLKKNNFNVDNVFDGEEALDYLNSTEYDLVILDVMMPKINGYEVLKTMRKENNDTPVLMLTAKDGIDDKVKGLDLGADDYLIKPFDFDELSARIRAITRRKFGNTTNILQIDNLIIDINKKIVTRAGINIELTAKEYEVLVYLIQNKGHILSRDKIRDGVWNFDYEGESNIIDVIIKNIRKKIVIGDSKDLIFTKRGLGYVIRED, encoded by the coding sequence ATGAGAGTATTAGTAGTTGAAGATGAAAGAGATTTAAATAATATTATTACTAAGTATTTAAAGAAAAATAATTTTAATGTTGATAATGTTTTTGATGGAGAAGAAGCCTTGGATTATCTAAATTCGACAGAATATGATTTAGTAATTTTAGATGTTATGATGCCCAAAATTAATGGTTATGAAGTTTTAAAGACAATGAGAAAGGAAAATAATGATACTCCTGTTCTTATGTTGACTGCTAAAGATGGTATTGATGACAAAGTAAAAGGTCTAGATTTAGGAGCTGATGATTATTTGATTAAACCTTTTGATTTTGATGAGTTATCAGCTAGAATTAGAGCTATTACAAGAAGAAAATTTGGCAATACTACTAACATTTTACAAATAGATAATTTAATAATAGACATAAATAAAAAAATAGTAACTAGAGCCGGAATAAATATTGAGCTTACAGCAAAGGAGTATGAGGTACTTGTATATCTTATACAAAATAAGGGACACATACTTAGTAGAGATAAAATTAGAGATGGTGTATGGAATTTTGATTATGAAGGTGAATCAAATATCATAGATGTTATTATTAAAAATATTAGAAAAAAAATAGTTATTGGAGATTCAAAAGATTTAATATTTACTAAGAGAGGATTGGGTTATGTCATTAGAGAAGATTAA